From a single Bacillus pumilus genomic region:
- a CDS encoding lysozyme family protein, with protein sequence MKKLLTAFFTVLPIAFLGGLLIVVVLIFGGSNQKEEIGGGDDEYVTKGIAPEIERLRHVFEKYARKEGVYDQLNIIMALTMQESGGRYLDIMQSSESIGLPPNSITSPEYSIQVGVKHFAAVFKKAGGDVRLTLQSYNYGGGFIDYVKKRGGKYTKALALEFSRFQALKLGWRSYGDPNYVDHVMRYLKGGGTVKPVNGAMEGYETVMNEALKYEGNPYQWAGSTPKTGFDCSGLVQWAYRKAGISLPRTAQEQYGATKKIAESQAVPGDLVFFTGTYQGKFITHVGIYVGEGRMYNSNDSGVQYSDLKKGYWRDHLVSFGRIKN encoded by the coding sequence ATGAAAAAGCTATTGACGGCTTTTTTTACTGTTCTTCCAATCGCATTTTTGGGAGGATTGTTGATTGTGGTTGTGTTGATATTCGGGGGCAGTAACCAAAAAGAAGAAATTGGCGGTGGTGATGATGAGTACGTGACAAAAGGCATTGCGCCAGAGATCGAAAGGCTCCGCCATGTTTTCGAGAAATACGCAAGGAAAGAAGGGGTTTATGATCAATTGAATATCATTATGGCTCTTACTATGCAGGAAAGTGGTGGGCGTTACCTCGACATCATGCAATCAAGCGAATCAATAGGTTTGCCGCCTAACTCTATAACAAGTCCAGAGTATTCCATTCAAGTAGGTGTGAAACACTTTGCGGCTGTTTTTAAAAAAGCAGGGGGAGACGTTCGATTAACATTACAGTCTTACAATTATGGTGGCGGGTTTATTGATTACGTGAAAAAACGTGGGGGAAAGTACACAAAAGCCCTTGCGTTAGAATTTAGCAGATTTCAAGCTCTTAAATTAGGTTGGCGAAGCTATGGTGATCCTAATTATGTTGATCATGTCATGCGCTATTTGAAGGGTGGAGGCACTGTAAAGCCTGTCAACGGCGCTATGGAGGGATACGAAACTGTAATGAACGAAGCTCTTAAGTATGAAGGTAATCCATATCAATGGGCTGGTTCAACTCCAAAAACGGGTTTTGATTGCTCGGGTCTTGTGCAATGGGCTTACAGAAAAGCAGGTATTTCATTGCCTAGAACGGCCCAAGAACAATACGGTGCCACAAAAAAGATTGCTGAAAGTCAGGCAGTACCAGGAGACTTAGTCTTCTTCACAGGTACGTATCAAGGTAAATTCATTACTCATGTGGGAATTTATGTAGGAGAAGGAAGAATGTATAATAGTAATGATAGTGGCGTCCAATACTCTGATCTTAAAAAGGGATATTGGCGTGACCACTTGGTGTCGTTTGGAAGAATAAAAAATTAG